The DNA sequence TAGTACCTTAGAAATTATATTCTGTGTTTTTTTACAGAATATAATTTCGCAAAGGTACTTATCCAGTCTATCTGGGTAAGCAGTAAGCTTTTAAATTAAATATAGGAGGTAAGGTATATGGGTTTATCAAGAAGAGACTTTATCAAGGCCTCGGCGGCTTCTGCCGCAGCCGCCGCGGCTGGTGTAACGCTCACTGCTCAGCCTGAAGTCGCGCAAGCGGCCAAAGGCGTCCGGTGGGATAAAGGCGTCTGTCGATTCTGTGGGACGGGTTGTGGTGTTCTTGTGGGAACCAGGGGAGGCAGGATCGTCGCCACCAAGGGTGACCCTGAAGCTCCTGTAAACAGAGGGATTAACTGTATTAAAGGTTACTTCCTTGCCAAGATCCAGTACGGTTCCGACAGGCTTACCAAACCGATGATGAGAATGAAAGGCAATAAATTCGACAAAAACGGCAAGTGGAAAGAGATAAGCTGGGACCGCGCCCTCGATGAGATGGCAATGAGGATCAAGAAGCAAATAAAGACAAAAGGTCCAAAATCGGTTGCCATGTTCGGTTCCGGTCAGTGGACAATCTGGGAAGGCTATGCGGCGGCCAAGTTTTTCAAGGCGGGACTTCTTTCCAACAACATCGATCCCAATGCGCGACACTGCATGGCTTCAGCTGTTGCCGCCTTTATGAGGGGTTTCGGCATTGACGAACCGATGGGATGTTATGACGATATCGAGCATGCCGATGCTTTCGTTCTCTGGGGTTCCAATATGGCCGAAATGCACCCCGTTCTCTATTCGAGGGTTGCCAACAGGAAGCTCACCGGAAAGAAGGTCAAGGTTCATGTTCTCTCCACATACACCCACAGAAGCGCTGAGATTGCCGATGAAAACATGATCTTCACTCCCCAGTCAGACCTGGCTATTGCCAACTATATAGCCAACTATATTATTGAGAAGGGCAAGGTAGATAAAGGCTTTGTCAAAAAGCACGTTCACTTCAGGCAGGCTAACACCGATATCGGTTACGGTCTGAGACCGACTCATCCCCTGGAGAAGAAGGCAAAGAACAGTTCGCCAAGGAAGGCGCAGATCGGAAGCAAATCGATCAGTTTTGACGAGTACAAGAAGATGGTATCAAAGTATACCCTCGATTACACCGCAAAGCTTTCCGGTGTTCCCCCAAAACAGCTCAAGAAGCTTGCCAGGCTCTATGCCGATCCCAAGGTGAAGGTTACTTCCTTCTGGACTATGGGTATGAACCAGCATACGAGAGGCACATGGATGAATGGCCTTGTCTACAACATGCACCTGCTGGCCGGCAAGATCTCCACGCCCGGTAACAGCCCCTACTCACTGACCGGTCAGCCTTCGGCCTGCGGCACTGCACGCGAAGTCGGTACCTTCTGTCACAGGCTTCCAGCGGACATGGTGGTTATGAAGAAAGCCCACAGGGATATTGCCGAGAAGCTCTGGCAGCTTCCCGAAGGGGCCATTCCGCCAAAGCCCGGTACTCATGCCGTGGCCATGATGAGGGCGCTGGAAGACAGGAAGGTCAACTTCCATTGGACCATGTGTGCCAATCCCTTCCAGGATTACGCCAACCTCAACCACTGGTTGAAAGCCGCAAGGGATCCCGCCAACTTCATTGTCTGCTCCGACCCTTATCCAACCATGTCGGCACAGGTGGCGGACCTTGTTCTTCCCACGGCCATGTGGATGGAGAAGGAGGGTTCTTACGGAAATGCCGAGCGCCGTACCCAGTTCTGGCGCCAGCAGGTAAAACCTCCGGGAGAGTCCAAATCGGATCTCTGGCAGCTGATGGAAGTATCCAGGAGGATCAAGGTAGATGATGTTTGGCCTTCGGGACTTGTTGCAAAGAGCAAGTGGAAAGGAAAGACCCTCTTCGATATGCTTTATGCCAATGGTGAGGTGAACAAGTTCAAGTGGAAAAAGTATAAGGATTATGACAACGATGAGGCTGAACATTTCGGTTTCTACGTACAGAAGGGACTCTGGGAGGAGTACAGGAAGTTCGGCAACGGCAAAGGGCACGACCTGGCTGAGTACGAAGTTTACCACAAGGTTCGGGGCTTAAGGTGGCCTGTCGTTAACGGCAAGGAGACGCAGTGGCGTTTTAAGGAAGGGCACGATCCTTACGTTACCAAAGGGGCTGATTACGAGTTCTACGGCAAGAAGGATAAGAAGGCCTGGGCATTTTTTGCGCCATACGAAGCGCCGGCAGAGTCTCCGAACAAGAAATACCCTTTATGGCTCTGTACGGGACGCGTTCTCGAACACTGGCATTCCGGCACTATGACCATGCGTGTGCCTGAGCTCTACAAGGCGGCACCTGGTGCGGTTATCTGGATGCATCCGGCTGATGCCAAAAAGCTGGGGCTCAAGCAGAATGACAAGGCCAGGGTCATCTCCAAAAGGGGTGAAATTACGGCCCGTGTCGATATGAGAGGGAGGAACAAACCGCCCAAGGGTCTTATCCATGTGCCGTGGTTTGACGCCAACATACTCATAAACAAGGTAACCCTTGACGCCACCTGTCCTATTTCGAAAGAGACGGACTACAAAAAGTGTGCAGTCAAGGTAGTAAAGGCATAACTTAAATAATCTTCCATGAGGTCAAAAGGGTGATAAAAGAGGTAAAACCAAAGGGAGTTTCAAGGCGGGAGTTTTTTGCGGGAACCCTTCGCTCCCTTACCGGCGCGGCAGTTGGCGGCACGCTCCTGGGCATTCATGCAAAGAATGTGAAGGCCAGGGCCTATGCCGTTCGTCCACCGGGCGCCCTTATAGAAGATGAATTTATAGGCAAGTGCCTGAAATGTGGTTTGTGTGTCAGGGATTGTCCCTTCGATTCCATCAAACTGGCTACACCGGAAATGAATGTTGCCGCAGGAACCCCCTATTTAAGTGTCCGTCAGGTCCCCTGTTATATGTGTCAGGACATTCCCTGTGTTAAGGCCTGCCCAAGCGGCGCCCTTAATCCCGAATTGACGGACATAAAAGAGGCAACCATGGGGCTTGCCGCGCTCATCGATCGTGAAAACTGTATTGCTTTACAGGGCCTGCGCTGCGAAGTCTGCTTCAATGCCTGCCCTGTCAAGGGTGAAGCTATCACAATCGAAACGATAGCAAATATTCGGACGGGGAAACATTCGGTCTGGGAGCCGGTAGTTCATTCTGAAGCCTGCACGGGATGCGGTTTGTGTGAACACGCCTGCATTCTCGATGAGGCAGCCATTAAGGTCTTCTCGCTGGAGCAGGCAAGGGGTGAACTGGGCAAACATTACCGTTTCGGCTGGAAAGAGGAGGAAGCGATATGAAGAAGTGGCTCATCGCCAGAAGGATCAGCCAGATACTGGTGTTATTCCTTTTTCTCATTACGCCTCTAACCAAGTCGGAAGTCATGGAGGGAAAGATACCCGCCTTTTTTGAAATGAAGACTTCTGAAATCGGAGAAGGCGGGCCTGTTTCTGACAGGGGAATCGAGATTCTCGAAGGTAATCTGACGTCATCGGAATTCCTCGATTTTATCCCCATGACAGACCCATTTGCGGCCTTGCAGGTTATGCTTGCCACAGGTGACATTTACAAGACGGCCCTCATTGGTGCCGGAATTATACTGCTTTTCTACATTATTGTCGGAGGCAGGCTCTTTTGTTCATGGGTTTGTCCCATGAATATGGTGACCGATTTTGCCCACTCCATGAGAAAGCGATTCAACATAGAGAGGGGTAGATCGCTCGACAGGAATACAAGGTACTGGATATTGGGAACGGTGCTCATTGTGACGGCTGTAACCGGTGTGACTTCCTTTGAAATTATCAGTCCTGTCGCAATGCTTCACAGGGAACTCATCTTCGGCGCCGGCGCAGGTTTACTCCTTGTGGCGGCTATCTTCCTTTTTGACCTGTTGGTTTTTTACAGGGGATGGTGCTCATCACTTTGTCCCCTGGGCGCCTTCTATTCCCTTGTCGGTAAATTAAGCCTTTTAAGAGTCCGCTTCAGTGACGGCTTGTGTGACAGTTGCGGTGATTGTTTTCCCGTCTGCGCCGAAGCACAGGTGCTTGGCCCGTCCGTTAAGGACAGGGAGCCTGTCATTCTTTCAGGCAACTGCACCAACTGTGGAAACTGTATCGATATATGTCCGCCTAAAGCACTTAAGTTCGGACTGCGCTTTAAGCGATAAATCAGATTTATGAGAAAGGAGATGCATATGAAGAAGTATATAGTATTAATACTGGCGATGGCCTTGTCTCTGGTCTTCGTTGCAGCTTCTCTGGCAACGACTGGTGAAGAGCCCATTTCGCTGAGAAAAACGAGTGTTTTCAGTAAGGAAAATGTTCCGGGCCCTGTAAAATATCTGGGTGACGCTCCCGGTGAATCGAAACTGATCGAGCGTGGCCACGGTGATGCGCCACCGCAGATTTCTCACCTCATTGATGCCAATATGACCATCGATCTCAAAAGAAACGGCTGCACCGAGTGTCATGAGAAGCGGAAGGCGAAGCAGAAAAAATCACCTCCCATGCCTGATAGCCATTACACGGACTATAGCAAGAAAAAACCCAGGGTAATGAGGAAATATAATCAGGGAAGGTATATGTGCACCCAGTGCCATGTTCTCCAGAGTGATGCCAAACCGCTTGTGGGAAGTACCTTTAAGGGCACCAGGTTTGAGAGAAAATAATGATTTATCGGTCCTTCATTGGGCCGGGGGGGTGGGGTAATTCCCATCCCCCCATTTTAAAGATTAGGTATCTATATGAGATTTATTTCTTTAGGGATATCCGGTAAAAGCCTTTGGCTATGACATAAAAATAATATTTCCATACAATCGGAACAGGTAATTTTATGAAAGAAAACATGACAAGAGCTCAATTTCTAAAAAAAATGTTCACAACTGCTTCTGATCAGGTGACAAAGGCCGTCGACAAGCGTGTCGAGGCGCTCACACCTGACAGGCCCAGACCGCCCTGGTCTTTGACGGAGAGCGAATTCCTGGGGACCTGTGAGAAGTGCCGGAGCTGCGGCGAAATATGCCCGCAGGACATCATTTATTATCACGGTGAAGATAGTTTGATAGCCGCCGGAACACCCTACCTCGATTTTACAGAAGATTACTGTGATTATTGCGGTGAATGTGTGAAGGCCTGTCCTTCAGGCGCCCTGAATTTTGAGCGTGGCCATAAAGAGCCTGGAAAGGCGCTTATCAGTAAAAATGCCTGCATTGCTTTTAGCGGAACGATTTGCAGGTATTGCGCAGAGGCATGCCCCGAATTAGCCATAACGATGGAGGTCTATAAATACCCGAAGATCGATATAGAGAAGTGCAACGGCTGTGGCGCCTGCATTTCTCCCTGTATCGGTGAGGCAATTGATATAAAGGAATTGAAAAGAGAAATTTAACCGCCGGGAAGGCAGAAAAATTACAGGACGCCGATAACACAGATTTTAAGGATTCACAGGGATTTTATGTTAATTAATTGAGAATGCTGAACTTGCCCTTTCTCCCTGTCCTCTGTGACCTTGGTGGCTAAAATATTCTTACAGGTTAATAGTAAATTACTTTAAGAGGGAGGGAAAAATTGATGGGTCATGAAAGAGCAAAGAAAAAAACAAAAGCTGGAATGCTTGCTGCTGTTGCAGTGGTACTGGCCGGGTTTTTTCTGGTTAATACGGCGCTGGCAGCAAGACCTATCGGTGGGGAGGGCAAATGGGGGCACAAGCTGGGGGAAAAGTGTTTGAGCTGCCATAAAAAAGTGAGTGAAGGTCTTTACAGGCAGTGGCGGGAGGGGGTTCACGGGCAAAACGGCGTTAACTGTTATGATTGCCACCAGGCGAAAGAGAGCGATTCCGATGCCATGGATCATAAAGGGATTATTATTTCGATTATCGTTTCGCCGAAAGATTGTTCCCGGTGCCATCCTGTCGAGTATGAGCAGAGCATGGGGACGAGGCATGCCCATGCGGCGGAATTTTCTGATTCACTGGATGGCTTCCTCGGCGCAATGATCGGAGGAGAGGCCATTGTCAATGCCGGTTGTACCCAGTGCCATGGTTCGATAGTAGAAGTCGAAGGTGACGGCAAGCTTAATCCGACCACATGGCCAAACAACGGCGTGGGCAGGATCAATCCCGACGGCAGTAAAGGTTCCTGTACGGCCTGCCATGCAAGGCACCGTTTTTCAAAGGCCCAGGCGAGAGAACCCCAGACCTGCGGTAAGTGCCATATCGGGCCTGATAATCCTCAAATGGAAATATACAAGGAATCCAAGCACGGCATTCTTTATGAGGCAAACAAGGAACGCCTCAATATGAAGAATAACCGCTGGGAGGCGGGAGAAGATTATATCGATGCGCCTACCTGCACTACCTGCCATATGGGTGAAGGTTCAGGTATTGCTTCAACGCATGATGTGGGCCTCAGGCTCTCATGGGATTTGCGCGGACCCGTTTCAACGAAGACGCATCTGGTCAAGTTCAAGAACGGTGACGCCGAGATCTACCCTGACAGCAGGGACCTTCCCGCCGATGGTGACAAAGTGAAAGACCGTTTTGGCAAGGATCAGGTCGTGCAGACTGTCTTTGATGCGGACTACAAGCGTGACACCATGCTCATGGTTTGTAACCAGTGCCATGCCAATACCTTTACCAACAGTTTCTACCAGCAGTTTGATCAGGTTGTGGAAATCTACAACGAGAAATTCGGCATACCGGCAAAAGGTATTATGGCGGCCCTTTATGAAGCGGGCAAGCTGACTAAAAAGCCTTTTGACGAGAAGCTTGAGTGGACCTACTATGAACTCTGGCACAGGGAAGGCAGAAGGCTGAGGCACGGCGCTTCCATGATGGGGCCCGACTATGTCTGGTCAAAGGGTATGTACGATCTCTCAAGGCACTTCTTCACCGAATTTCTGGAAGAGGTGAAAGCTGTAGCCGGCAAGGAGATGACTGAGGAGTTGATGGAGGAGTATGTCAATGACTCCCATGAATGGCTGCAAGAGGAGATAAAGGAAACACCGAAGATCGATAAATTCTATATCGAGAGGTACGGAGAGTGAGCCTGACAGAAAAGATCAAAGTGTATCGCAAGAAATGGGAAGGCAAGTTTCTCCCCTTCTTCCTGGGCGCCTTTGTTCTTCTCCTCATCCAGATGTCAATTCATGGTTTTGACAGGTTTTCCAGGACGGAAGCCTTCTGTACCTCCTGTCACTCCATGGACCTCATGGGAAAGGAGTACAGGGAATCTATCCATTACTCGTCCAGATCAGGTGTGAGGGCAAGTTGTGGTGACTGTCATGTTTCCAAAGGGACGCTGGCAGCCATGTGGGAGCACTTTATGGCTGCCTCCATGGTATATAGTGAAGCTCTTCATGATTTCAGTGATCCC is a window from the Deltaproteobacteria bacterium genome containing:
- the napA gene encoding nitrate reductase catalytic subunit NapA, whose translation is MGLSRRDFIKASAASAAAAAAGVTLTAQPEVAQAAKGVRWDKGVCRFCGTGCGVLVGTRGGRIVATKGDPEAPVNRGINCIKGYFLAKIQYGSDRLTKPMMRMKGNKFDKNGKWKEISWDRALDEMAMRIKKQIKTKGPKSVAMFGSGQWTIWEGYAAAKFFKAGLLSNNIDPNARHCMASAVAAFMRGFGIDEPMGCYDDIEHADAFVLWGSNMAEMHPVLYSRVANRKLTGKKVKVHVLSTYTHRSAEIADENMIFTPQSDLAIANYIANYIIEKGKVDKGFVKKHVHFRQANTDIGYGLRPTHPLEKKAKNSSPRKAQIGSKSISFDEYKKMVSKYTLDYTAKLSGVPPKQLKKLARLYADPKVKVTSFWTMGMNQHTRGTWMNGLVYNMHLLAGKISTPGNSPYSLTGQPSACGTAREVGTFCHRLPADMVVMKKAHRDIAEKLWQLPEGAIPPKPGTHAVAMMRALEDRKVNFHWTMCANPFQDYANLNHWLKAARDPANFIVCSDPYPTMSAQVADLVLPTAMWMEKEGSYGNAERRTQFWRQQVKPPGESKSDLWQLMEVSRRIKVDDVWPSGLVAKSKWKGKTLFDMLYANGEVNKFKWKKYKDYDNDEAEHFGFYVQKGLWEEYRKFGNGKGHDLAEYEVYHKVRGLRWPVVNGKETQWRFKEGHDPYVTKGADYEFYGKKDKKAWAFFAPYEAPAESPNKKYPLWLCTGRVLEHWHSGTMTMRVPELYKAAPGAVIWMHPADAKKLGLKQNDKARVISKRGEITARVDMRGRNKPPKGLIHVPWFDANILINKVTLDATCPISKETDYKKCAVKVVKA
- the napG gene encoding ferredoxin-type protein NapG, with the protein product MIKEVKPKGVSRREFFAGTLRSLTGAAVGGTLLGIHAKNVKARAYAVRPPGALIEDEFIGKCLKCGLCVRDCPFDSIKLATPEMNVAAGTPYLSVRQVPCYMCQDIPCVKACPSGALNPELTDIKEATMGLAALIDRENCIALQGLRCEVCFNACPVKGEAITIETIANIRTGKHSVWEPVVHSEACTGCGLCEHACILDEAAIKVFSLEQARGELGKHYRFGWKEEEAI
- the napH gene encoding quinol dehydrogenase ferredoxin subunit NapH, which codes for MKKWLIARRISQILVLFLFLITPLTKSEVMEGKIPAFFEMKTSEIGEGGPVSDRGIEILEGNLTSSEFLDFIPMTDPFAALQVMLATGDIYKTALIGAGIILLFYIIVGGRLFCSWVCPMNMVTDFAHSMRKRFNIERGRSLDRNTRYWILGTVLIVTAVTGVTSFEIISPVAMLHRELIFGAGAGLLLVAAIFLFDLLVFYRGWCSSLCPLGAFYSLVGKLSLLRVRFSDGLCDSCGDCFPVCAEAQVLGPSVKDREPVILSGNCTNCGNCIDICPPKALKFGLRFKR
- a CDS encoding nitrate reductase cytochrome c-type subunit, which produces MKKYIVLILAMALSLVFVAASLATTGEEPISLRKTSVFSKENVPGPVKYLGDAPGESKLIERGHGDAPPQISHLIDANMTIDLKRNGCTECHEKRKAKQKKSPPMPDSHYTDYSKKKPRVMRKYNQGRYMCTQCHVLQSDAKPLVGSTFKGTRFERK
- a CDS encoding 4Fe-4S dicluster domain-containing protein, which translates into the protein MKENMTRAQFLKKMFTTASDQVTKAVDKRVEALTPDRPRPPWSLTESEFLGTCEKCRSCGEICPQDIIYYHGEDSLIAAGTPYLDFTEDYCDYCGECVKACPSGALNFERGHKEPGKALISKNACIAFSGTICRYCAEACPELAITMEVYKYPKIDIEKCNGCGACISPCIGEAIDIKELKREI
- a CDS encoding multiheme c-type cytochrome encodes the protein MGHERAKKKTKAGMLAAVAVVLAGFFLVNTALAARPIGGEGKWGHKLGEKCLSCHKKVSEGLYRQWREGVHGQNGVNCYDCHQAKESDSDAMDHKGIIISIIVSPKDCSRCHPVEYEQSMGTRHAHAAEFSDSLDGFLGAMIGGEAIVNAGCTQCHGSIVEVEGDGKLNPTTWPNNGVGRINPDGSKGSCTACHARHRFSKAQAREPQTCGKCHIGPDNPQMEIYKESKHGILYEANKERLNMKNNRWEAGEDYIDAPTCTTCHMGEGSGIASTHDVGLRLSWDLRGPVSTKTHLVKFKNGDAEIYPDSRDLPADGDKVKDRFGKDQVVQTVFDADYKRDTMLMVCNQCHANTFTNSFYQQFDQVVEIYNEKFGIPAKGIMAALYEAGKLTKKPFDEKLEWTYYELWHREGRRLRHGASMMGPDYVWSKGMYDLSRHFFTEFLEEVKAVAGKEMTEELMEEYVNDSHEWLQEEIKETPKIDKFYIERYGE